A genomic region of Miscanthus floridulus cultivar M001 chromosome 3, ASM1932011v1, whole genome shotgun sequence contains the following coding sequences:
- the LOC136542121 gene encoding chloroplast envelope quinone oxidoreductase homolog, translating into MAAPKKTMRALQYDKYGGGAEGLKHVELPVPSPNKGEVLLKLEAASINPIDWKIQKGMVRPFLPRKFPFIPVGDISGEVVELGSGVTNFKQGDKVISISFATGGGLAEYAVAPASLTVARPPEVSAAEGASLPTAASTALQQLKAAGVSSFDGGSGADNGGPKNVLVTAASGGVGNYAVQLAKLAGLHVTATCGSRNLGFVGGLGADEVLDYKTPEGATLRSPSGTKYDAVAHCATGTPWSVFAPVLADRATVVDVTPGIAAAAKSFLQKVTFAKKRLVPLLLIPKKEEMEWLVDMTRQGKLETVVDSRYPLSRAQEAWAKSIEGHATGKIVVEMGGAE; encoded by the exons ATGGCTGCTCCCAAGAAGACGATGAGAGCTCTGCAGTACGACAAGTATGGTGGAGGAGCAGAAGGCCTAAAG CATGTGGAACTTCCGGTCCCATCCCCGAACAAGGGGGAGGTGCTGCTCAAGCTGGAGGCGGCCAGCATCAACCCCATCGACTGGAAAATTCAGAAGGGCATGGTCCGCCCCTTCCTGCCTAGGAAGTTCCCGTTCATACCAG TTGGAGACATATCCGGCGAAGTCGTAGAGCTAGGCAGCGGTGTGACCAACTTCAAACAAGGTGACAAGGTCATCTCCATCAGCTTCGCG ACTGGAGGCGGGCTAGCTGAGTACGCGGTGGCGCCGGCGTCGCTTACGGTGGCACGGCCACCGGAGGTGTCCGCGGCGGAAGGCGCCTCTCTGCCCACTGCGGCGTCCACCGCGCTCCAGCAGCTCAAGGCCGCGGGGGTCAGCAGCTTCGACGGAGGCTCCGGCGCCGACAACGGCGGCCCCAAGAACGTGCTGGTGACCGCGGCCTCCGGCGGCGTCGGCAACTACGCCGTGCAGCTGGCCAAGCTGGCGGGGCTCCACGTCACGGCCACCTGCGGCTCGCGCAACCTGGGGTTCGTCGGGGGCCTGGGCGCCGACGAGGTGCTGGACTACAAGACCCCCGAGGGCGCCACGCTGCGGAGCCCGTCGGGCACCAAGTACGATGCGGTGGCGCACTGCGCGACGGGCACCCCGTGGTCGGTGTTCGCGCCGGTTCTGGCCGACAGGGCCACGGTCGTCGACGTCACCCCGGGGATCGCCGCGGCGGCCAAGTCGTTCCTGCAGAAGGTGACCTTCGCCAAGAAGAGGCTGGTGCCGCTGCTCCTAATCCccaagaaggaggagatggagtggCTGGTGGACATGACGAGGCAGGGGAAGCTCGAGACGGTGGTCGACTCCAGGTACCCGTTGAGCAGAGCGCAGGAGGCGTGGGCGAAGAGCATCGAGGGGCACGCCACCGGCAAGATCGTTGTGGAAATGGGCGGCGCAGAGTGA